The following are from one region of the Halictus rubicundus isolate RS-2024b chromosome 15, iyHalRubi1_principal, whole genome shotgun sequence genome:
- the Ctu2 gene encoding cytosolic thiouridylase subunit 2 produces the protein MKDTMCTLNSFGCDTFENQTIQNTITVSGTDSATARVSNVPLVCRKCGSEQVQISLRNKCGYCKACFLSLSMHKFKATLGKSKSMRPTDSVLIAHSGKANSTALVQLIKDNANESTSKRLRFKCKILYIDDGIARGFSLGERKHIRNALVKEADNIQIAMYITSLTTSTSDILCQDVQLMDVSQINTVHDEFIEKLFHSMENETAKDELLRQLKRKVLVRAAHELNCNKVFVADTSIDLATKVLGDISTGRGSQVPLNVSFSDTRSADVTLLRPLRDFTQDEIEAYLECRDVTPILASPKYNQSYPGSIRTVARNFINQLDSNLNGTVSTIYRTSEKLATNTKEVHTVNIVKNIDHVSDINKTCILCELTLDSCNSQEKQLSAVQAKIFSQLISTNVDPTMSMASSNQSKNKQMQEINDSVKKHCRCDNACISFHTESLQPELIETHLCYGCKLIALNSKQQYNLLSCFLYEKIREKLQITHMQEEIAEFLL, from the exons AATCACAGTCTCCGGTACTGATAGTGCTACTGCACGAGTGTCAAATGTTCCATTAGTTTGCAGAAAGTGTGGATCTGAACAAGTCCAAATTTCATTAAGGAACAAATGCGGATACTGCAAAGCATGTTTCTTGTCTCTATCGATGCATAAATTTAAAGCTACTCTTGGGAAATCAAAATCGATGCGCCCAACTGATTCTGTACTTATTGCACATTCAGGGAAAGCAAATTCAACGGCGCTTGTACAACTTATAAAAGATAATGCAAATGAATCAACTTCTAAAAGACTTCGATTCAAgtgtaaaatattgtatatagatg ATGGCATAGCGAGAGGATTTTCATTAGGGGAAAGAAAACATATTCGAAATGCATTGGTTAAAGAAGCAGATAATATACAAATAGCAATGTATATAACTTCTTTGACAACTTCTACCAGCGATATTCTTTGCCAAGATGTCCAGTTGATGGACGTGTCGCAAATAAATACAGTCCATGATGAATTTATAGAAAAACTGTTCCATAGCATGGAAAATGAAACAGCAAAAGACGAATTGTTGAGGCAACTGAAAAGGAAAGTACTCGTACGAGCAGCCCACGAGCTAAACTGCAATAAGGTTTTTGTTGCCGATACCTCAATCGATCTTGCGACAAAAGTGCTTGGAGACATATCGACTGGAAGAGGATCTCAGGTGCCTCTAAATGtttctttctccgatacaagaTCCGCGGATGTAACGTTGCTTAGACCGCTCAGAGATTTTAcacaggatgagatagaagcCTACTTGGAGTGCCGTGATGTAACTCCTATTCTTGCTTCTCCAAAATATAATCAATCGTATCCTGGTTCCATACGAACTGTTGCAAGAAACTTTATTAATCAATTAGATTCTAATCTTAACGGTACTGTCTCTACCATATACCGTACCAGCGAAAAATTGGCAACAAATACGAAGGAAGTACATACTGTAAACATCGTTAAAAACATTGATCATGTCAGTGACATTAACAAAACCTGTATACTTTGCGAATTAACACTAGACTCTTGTAATTCGCAAGAAAAACAACTTTCGGCTGTTCAAGCTAAAATATTTTCCCAATTGATATCAACGAATGTAGATCCTACAATGAGTATGGCATCTAGTAACCAATCAAAAAATAAACAAATGCAGGAAATAAATGATTCTGTAAAAAAGCATTGTCGATGTGACAATGCCTGTATTTCATTTCATACAGAATCTCTACAACCAGAATTAATTGAAACTCATCTATGTTACGGTTGTAAACTAATTGCTTTAAATTCAAAGCAACAATATAATTTACTATCCTGTTTTTTATACGAGAAAATTCGAGAAAAGCTACAAATAACGCATATGCAAGAAGAGATAGCGGAATTTTTACTATAA